The DNA sequence AAAGATTTTCATTTTCCGGTATGATCACTTCTACACCTGCTTCTTCAAGCAATTTTATTCCTATTTCAGGAATCCTTTTATTGAGGAATACTTTCATTATACACAATTTATTTTTTTCCAATAAAAAAACCTCACTCATTGTATAAGTGAGGCTTAACTTTAATATAAAAATTACTTCTTCTCTTCTGATCTTTTTTTATTCTCCCTAACTTCGAAAAACATTTCCTGAGTATCTCCCGAAACATCTTTTACAGATTTTTGTGCATAGCTCATAAATTCATGTTTTGTTTCTTCATTATTAAGAGATCTCGTTATAAATACTTCAATATTCATTCCGAAAATCATTCAGAAAGTGATTCCAGATGATCTCCTTTTTTCAATCCTCCATTACAAAAAGGATAGAAGCTATAATAGATTTTTTGAATGATAAACAAAATTTATATTAACCGTATCAATTCTCCTTTTCTTTTGACAATGTTTTTATAGTCCCACTGAATGCGTTGCGATTTTTCAAGCCATCTTTTCAGATCAGCTTCATCAATTTGCTCTGGTGATGTATATCTGATCTCCGCAGCCTTAAAAGAACCTTCTACTTTCAGGTCGCTTTCCTCAAAAGATTGTCCACTCCAAAATAATAAGCGTACAGAATCTTTCAACTTACTATACCCAACAATAGGATTTCCATCTAAAAACCAAACGGGATGTCTGTGCCAGATTTTATTTTCAGCCTCCTGCAGCTGATGACCGATAATCACAGAGAGTTTTTTGCAGATTTCCTGATCCGATTCTTTCGATTGTGTATTGTTATAATCTATTGTATCGGGATGTATCATATTTTATGTATTGGTATTGTTAAGCATTGGAACAAACTTATATGCACCAAACTCTTCTTTTTCAATCTCCGTTGGAGAAATTTTTGTAAACCTATATAATACCTGTTCATCAGTAGGTCCTAACGGAATAACCATTTTTCCGCCCACTTTCAATTGCTTTAATAATTCAGTCGGCAGTACAGAAGCTCCGCATGTTACAATGATCTTATCAAAGGGAGCAAATGTTGGCAATCCGGCAAAGCCGTCCCCAAAACTCTGAAATTTTGGAAAAAGGTGAAGTTCCCTCAGTTTTTTCTTAGAAAAATCAAATAAATCTTTCTGTCTTTCTACTGTATACACCAAAGCTTTCATCGTTAAAAGAACAGCAGTCTGATACCCACACCCAGTTC is a window from the Chryseobacterium sp. T16E-39 genome containing:
- a CDS encoding protein-L-isoaspartate(D-aspartate) O-methyltransferase, which translates into the protein MTQDSFVHKGKRKILVEYLQQRIGITDKNVLSAMNEVPRHLFIESIFEDYAYEDRAFPILAHQTISHPSTVAEQSELLQVTPGEKVLEIGTGCGYQTAVLLTMKALVYTVERQKDLFDFSKKKLRELHLFPKFQSFGDGFAGLPTFAPFDKIIVTCGASVLPTELLKQLKVGGKMVIPLGPTDEQVLYRFTKISPTEIEKEEFGAYKFVPMLNNTNT
- a CDS encoding DUF1801 domain-containing protein, translated to MIHPDTIDYNNTQSKESDQEICKKLSVIIGHQLQEAENKIWHRHPVWFLDGNPIVGYSKLKDSVRLLFWSGQSFEESDLKVEGSFKAAEIRYTSPEQIDEADLKRWLEKSQRIQWDYKNIVKRKGELIRLI